Within Kineothrix sp. MB12-C1, the genomic segment ACGGACAAGCTCACTGCTATGGCAGATAAGGTGAAGCTTGTTACTTTTAATATCAAAAATAAGTATAGCTACATCGATACAGACCAAACGGAGAACCTATTCGATATACTAATTGCCGCCTATCTGTTAAATCCTTTAAAAAATGATTATGAGGCAGAGGATATTGCCAATGAATATTTAAACTTAATGATTCCTTCAAGAGCACAGTTATTTGGAAAAGAGAGTTTCCGGAAGGCTGCAGAAAAAAAGGCGAAAGAATTGTTAGAATATGCTTGTTTCCTCGCTTATGTAGAATATATAGCAGTTTCTGTTTTAGAAAATAAGTTAGAAGAAGCCGGAATGGAGCACCTGATGCATGAGATAGAGATGCCTTTATCTTATGTATTATACGATATGGAACAGGAAGGGATTATGGTAGATCCCGAACAGTTAAAAGAATACGGCGAAGCGTTAAGCGGGCGTATCGGAGAACTGGAACAGAAGATACATGAACAAGCGGATTATGATTTCAATATTAATTCGCCAAAACAACTTGGCGAAGTGTTATTTGAGCGCCTTAAACTGCCGGGAGGAAAGAAAACGAAGACCGGCTATTCCACAGCGGCAGATGTGCTGGATAAATTAGCTCCGGATCATCCCATTGTGTCGGATGTTTTGGAATACCGGGGACTTGCGAAGTTAAAATCTACCTATGCAGATGGACTGGCAGCTTATATAGGAGAAGATAAACGGATACACGGTAAGTTTAACCAGACGATTGCAGCGACAGGCCGTATTAGCTCTACGGAGCCGAATTTGCAGAACATACCGATGCGTATGGAGCTTGGGCGTCTGATTCGCAAGGCTTTTATTCCTAAGGAAGGCTTTGTCTTTGCGGATGCCGATTATTCCCAGATTGAACTGCGTGTATTGGCGCATATGTCAGGAGATGAGCAGTTAATTGAAGCTTATCGTATGGAGGAGGATATTCATAGAATTACTGCTTCCAAAGTATTCCACACGCCTTTTGAAGAGGTGACAGATTTACAAAGAAGGAATGCGAAAGCTGTGAACTTTGGTATCGTTTATGGAATTAGTTCCTTTGGTTTAAGCCAGGATTTGAGTATTTCCAGAAAAGAAGCGGCAGAATATATCGAACAGTATTTTGCAACCTATCCCGATGTAAAAAAGTTTTTGGACCATCTGGTAGAGGATGCGAAGAAGAATGGGTATGTGACGACGATGTTCGGACGACGAAGACCGGTGCCTGAACTTTCATCCAGCAATTTCATGCAACGATCCTTTGGAGAACGTGTGGCAATGAATTCACCGATACAGGGAACTGCTGCAGATATTATCAAGGTGGCTATGATTCGTGTATGGAAACGTTTGAAGGAAGAAAATATGAGATCGAAACTGATTCTGCAAGTGCATGACGAACTTCTGGTGGAGGCTGCAAAAGATGAAGTGGATCAGGTCTCACGGATTGTAAAAGAGGAAATGCAGGCGGCGGCCGAGCTTAAAGTCGTTCTGGAAGCGGATTTGCATATAGGAGCCAATTGGTACGAAGCGAAATAAGGACGTGGAGATAAGGGATGAGGATAATAGGTATTACCGGAGGCATTGGTTCCGGCAAGACAGAGATATTGTCATACATTGGAAAGAAATACAATTGCAAGGTAATTTTAGCCGATGAGGTAGCTCATAAAGTAAAGGAGCCGGGAGAAGATTGCTATAGAGAACTCATTACTCTCCTTGGAACGGATATACTTATAGATTCTGAATTACCCGAAATGATGCCGCCCATTGACCGAATTAAAATGGCGGAGAAAATCTTTGCGAATAGTGAGCTGTTATATCAGGTGAACAAAATTGTTCATCCGGCAGTTAAAGCGTATATTTTGGATGAAATAACAAATGAGAAGGAAAAGGGGACGCTAGACTTTCTTTTTATTGAGGCCGCACTTCTTATCGAAGACGGATATATAAGCATTGTGGATGAACTCTGGTACATCTACGCGCCGGAAGCGGTGAGAAGAGAACGACTAAGGCAGTCACGCTCCTACAGTGATGAAAAAATAGATGGAATCTTCGGAAAGCAGCTTTCCGAAGAGGAATATAAAAGACACTGCCTTGTACTCATCGATAATGGCAAGGATCGGCAATACGCTTATGAGCAGATTGATAAGAAATTGGAGGAATACCTGTGGCAGAAATGAGCAAAGAAAACTCAATGAAAAAATATCCGGGACAAATGGTTTTTGGTTTGGACATTGGAACGAGAAGTATTGTAGGGACAGTAGGGTATCGGAGTGGAGATATCTTCTATGTGGTAGCACAGCGGATAAAAGAACATGAAACACGTGCTATGCTGGATGGGCAGATTCACGATATACATAAGGTAGGAGAGACAATAAAAGCGGTAAAAGAAGAGCTGGAGGAGGCTATTGGACGTCGGCTGACAGAAGCATGTATTGCGGCAGCGGGCCGTGTGCTTCGTACCGTGAATGTAACTGTCGATTATGAATTCGGCGGCGATAAAGAGGTATTAAAAGAAGATATTTATGCCCTTTCTACAATGGGGGTGGAAAAGGGATATGAAGAATTCCAAACGTTGAACGATACGGATATGAAGTTCTACTGCGTAGGATATTCGGTAGTTCATTATTATATCAATCATTATCCTATTTCTAATCCGGAAGGGCATAAAGCCAAGGTTCTCAGTGCTGATATGATAGCGACTTTTTTGCCTGATGATGTGGTGGATGGGTTGTATAAAGCAGTTGGTATTGCGGGACTGAACGTGGCAAATACCACATTAGAGCCTATAGCAGCGATACAAGTAGCCATTCCTGAGATGTATAGGATGCTCAACATTGCGTTAGTAGATGTGGGGGCGGGAACCTCGGATATTTCTATTACGAAAGATGGAAGTATTACTGCATTTGGTATGATTCCTATAGCCGGCGATGCGCTTACAGAGGAAATAGCCCGGCATTGCCTTGTTGACTTCGTGACGGCAGAACAGGTAAAAAGAGATGCAGGTGAGCAGGACCTTGTTTACTATAAGGATATAATGGGACTGGAGCAGACGATAACAAAGGAGGAAGTTTTGGAAGTGGTTGCTCCGATTCTTCAGAATATGGTGCTGCAAATATCGGATAAAATTAAAGAGCTAAACGGCGGGAAATCTGTGAGTGCTGTATTCGTCGTTGGAGGCGGAGGCAAAATAGAGGGTTATACGGATGTATTAGCACAGAACCTTGGTATACAGAAAGAACGCGTAGCGGTTCGTGGCGAAGAAGTCATGCAGAAGATCGAGTTCATGGAAGAAAATGTGAAAAAGGATTCCCTCTTAGTGACACCGATTGGTATTTGCCTGAGTTTTTATGAACAGAGCAATAATTTTATTTTTGTAGATTTCAATGGAAATCGGATTAAGTTATATGATAATAATATGCTGACGGTAGCAGATGCTGCTTTGCAGGCATACTTTCCCAATGAAGGTTTATTCCCGAAGCGAGGTCAGGAACTTAATTTTACCGTAAACGGCAAGGCGCGAATTGTCAGGGGGCAACTTGGTGAGACTGCGGTCATTCGGGTGAACGGTCAGGAAGCAGATATTTATGCTCCGATTCATGGAGGGGATAAAATAGAGGTAATTTCTTCTACCGCAGGGGAAGCGGCTTCCATGGAACTTGGAGCCTTGAACGAATTTGGCGATGTGATAAGTGTTATTGTCAATGAAAAGCGTATTGATTTACCTAAATTCGCAAGTGTGAACGGTACGCTGCAATCAGAGTATTACTCTATCCGGGAAAATGATGTTATCGAGTTGTTAAATTACTATACGATAAGACAGATTGTAGAATTCATGGATGTTACAATAGACCAAAGAATGAATCTGTATGTTAATAATAAGCTGGCAGACATGGATACCCGGGTATATGAGAATTTTTCTGTTACATGGACCATGGAGGAATTGACGTTTTCAGAACTTCCCTATATGGAAGAGGAGGAAGAAGAGCAGGCTGTATTGGTGGAGCAGGAGGAAATGAATCCTCAGACTTCCACAATTGCGGTAATTGTGAATGGAAAACCGGTGGCGATGACAGGAAAGGATTCTTATGTCTATGTAGATGTGTTCTCCTATATCGATTTTGACTTATCAAAGCCCCGCGGTACTTCGGTGGTAACGATGTTAAATGGGCAGACGGCACAATATATGGAGCCGTTACATAACGGTGATATCATAGAGATCTATTGGAAGGAATAATGGGAAGGGATATAAAATAAAAATAGTCAGGAGAACAATATGCGATTATGTAGTATAGCCAGCGGAAGTAGCGGAAACTGCATTTATGTGGGTTCTGATACTACACATCTGTTGGTGGATGTGGGAATCAGCGGCAAAAGAACAAAGGAAGGGTTGGAGAATCTTGGAGTAAAGCCGGAAGAAATCGATGGTATTTTTATTACCCATGAGCACAACGATCATATTAGCGGCCTCGGAGTTATGGCAAGAAAATATGGGATTCCTATTTACGGGACGAGAGGAACTCTGCAGGCAATTAAGAATACTTCATCGGTAGGCTCAATTGATACGGCATTATTCCAGGAAATTGAGGCGGATAATAAGGTTACGGTAAAGGATATCGTGTTGAATCCTATGAGTATTTCCCATGATGCCGCGCAGCCCGTGGCGTACCGTGTTTGTCATGGCAAACAAAAACTCGGTATTATTACGGATCTGGGATGTTATAACGATTATACGGTAGAATGTCTGCGGGGAATGAATGTTCTTCTGATGGAAGCGAACCACGATGTGAATATGCTTCAGGTAGGGCCTTATCCCTATTATTTGAAAAAGAGAATATTAGGAGATAGAGGCCATCTGTCCAACGAACTTTGCGGAAGGCTTTTGAGCAGGGTTTTACATGATGATATGCAGAAGGTGATTCTTGGCCATCTGAGTAAAGAAAATAATCTGCCGGAGCTTGCCTATGAGGCGGTAAGGGTAGAACTTACTATGTCGGATAGCGGATACAAAGTTGGTGATTTCCCGATACAAGTAGCGAATAGAAGCGAAATATCGGAGTTAATAGAGATTGCATAACTAAGAGGAGGGAAAGTAATGAAAAAGACAATTATTACAGTAGTGGGAAAGGATACGGTAGGTATCATCGCGAAAGTCTGCACTTATCTTGCGGAGAATGAGATTAATATTCTGGATATCTCCCAGACAATCGTACAAGGGTATTTCAATATGATGATGATTGTGGATACCAATGAAACGAAAAAGTATTTTGGAGATATTGTAGACGATTTGGGTTCATTGGGTGAAGAAATCGGTGTTATTATTAAGTGCCAGAAGGAAGAGATTTTTGACCAGATGCACAGAATATAGAAGAAAGCGGGAGTGACCTATGATTAATATATTTGAAGTTGCAGAAACAAACCAAATGATAGAGAAAGAAAACCTGGATGTTAGAACGATTACTC encodes:
- the polA gene encoding DNA polymerase I; the encoded protein is MSKIVLIDGHSILNRAYYGVPDLTNSEGLHTNAVYGFLNIMFKILDEENPEYLVVAFDVKDPTFRHEIYTEYKGTRKPMPEELHEQVPVMKEVLQAMGITIMEKPGLEADDILGTIARRSEKEGMDVALISGDRDLLQIASEKIKIRIPKTKGGKTEIEDYYASDVKEKYQVTPLQFIDLKALMGDTSDNIPGVPKVGEKTATELMVKFGSLEGIYEHIDEVTKKAVKESLVNNKHLAELSKVLATIEVDGDIQFSYEDAQIQDFYTEEAYKQFKRLEFKNMLSRFESGSVTNHQTDYFTEVTDLGKAEEIFAKIDTLGDGKYIAFDVIEDSSREEDFVGISLALSEQEVYFVKAEGFLTKQYLTDKLTAMADKVKLVTFNIKNKYSYIDTDQTENLFDILIAAYLLNPLKNDYEAEDIANEYLNLMIPSRAQLFGKESFRKAAEKKAKELLEYACFLAYVEYIAVSVLENKLEEAGMEHLMHEIEMPLSYVLYDMEQEGIMVDPEQLKEYGEALSGRIGELEQKIHEQADYDFNINSPKQLGEVLFERLKLPGGKKTKTGYSTAADVLDKLAPDHPIVSDVLEYRGLAKLKSTYADGLAAYIGEDKRIHGKFNQTIAATGRISSTEPNLQNIPMRMELGRLIRKAFIPKEGFVFADADYSQIELRVLAHMSGDEQLIEAYRMEEDIHRITASKVFHTPFEEVTDLQRRNAKAVNFGIVYGISSFGLSQDLSISRKEAAEYIEQYFATYPDVKKFLDHLVEDAKKNGYVTTMFGRRRPVPELSSSNFMQRSFGERVAMNSPIQGTAADIIKVAMIRVWKRLKEENMRSKLILQVHDELLVEAAKDEVDQVSRIVKEEMQAAAELKVVLEADLHIGANWYEAK
- the coaE gene encoding dephospho-CoA kinase (Dephospho-CoA kinase (CoaE) performs the final step in coenzyme A biosynthesis.), translating into MRIIGITGGIGSGKTEILSYIGKKYNCKVILADEVAHKVKEPGEDCYRELITLLGTDILIDSELPEMMPPIDRIKMAEKIFANSELLYQVNKIVHPAVKAYILDEITNEKEKGTLDFLFIEAALLIEDGYISIVDELWYIYAPEAVRRERLRQSRSYSDEKIDGIFGKQLSEEEYKRHCLVLIDNGKDRQYAYEQIDKKLEEYLWQK
- a CDS encoding cell division FtsA domain-containing protein; its protein translation is MSKENSMKKYPGQMVFGLDIGTRSIVGTVGYRSGDIFYVVAQRIKEHETRAMLDGQIHDIHKVGETIKAVKEELEEAIGRRLTEACIAAAGRVLRTVNVTVDYEFGGDKEVLKEDIYALSTMGVEKGYEEFQTLNDTDMKFYCVGYSVVHYYINHYPISNPEGHKAKVLSADMIATFLPDDVVDGLYKAVGIAGLNVANTTLEPIAAIQVAIPEMYRMLNIALVDVGAGTSDISITKDGSITAFGMIPIAGDALTEEIARHCLVDFVTAEQVKRDAGEQDLVYYKDIMGLEQTITKEEVLEVVAPILQNMVLQISDKIKELNGGKSVSAVFVVGGGGKIEGYTDVLAQNLGIQKERVAVRGEEVMQKIEFMEENVKKDSLLVTPIGICLSFYEQSNNFIFVDFNGNRIKLYDNNMLTVADAALQAYFPNEGLFPKRGQELNFTVNGKARIVRGQLGETAVIRVNGQEADIYAPIHGGDKIEVISSTAGEAASMELGALNEFGDVISVIVNEKRIDLPKFASVNGTLQSEYYSIRENDVIELLNYYTIRQIVEFMDVTIDQRMNLYVNNKLADMDTRVYENFSVTWTMEELTFSELPYMEEEEEEQAVLVEQEEMNPQTSTIAVIVNGKPVAMTGKDSYVYVDVFSYIDFDLSKPRGTSVVTMLNGQTAQYMEPLHNGDIIEIYWKE
- a CDS encoding MBL fold metallo-hydrolase, with translation MRLCSIASGSSGNCIYVGSDTTHLLVDVGISGKRTKEGLENLGVKPEEIDGIFITHEHNDHISGLGVMARKYGIPIYGTRGTLQAIKNTSSVGSIDTALFQEIEADNKVTVKDIVLNPMSISHDAAQPVAYRVCHGKQKLGIITDLGCYNDYTVECLRGMNVLLMEANHDVNMLQVGPYPYYLKKRILGDRGHLSNELCGRLLSRVLHDDMQKVILGHLSKENNLPELAYEAVRVELTMSDSGYKVGDFPIQVANRSEISELIEIA
- a CDS encoding ACT domain-containing protein, which encodes MKKTIITVVGKDTVGIIAKVCTYLAENEINILDISQTIVQGYFNMMMIVDTNETKKYFGDIVDDLGSLGEEIGVIIKCQKEEIFDQMHRI